The DNA segment CCGCGCCGCCTTTGCCCGAACTGATGGTGCTCGGCGAACTGGCGCAGGCCGCAGCCAGTGGCCGCAGCGATATCGGCCTGGATGAAATCGGATATCTCTTCGCCAGCCGCTTTGTCGATGCGATCTCGGACCGCGCGCATAAGCCGGCCGAGGTCAAGGCCCGCGACCGCCGCCGCGCGGTGGAAGCCGCGAGCTGGATCGAGGAGAATTCGCACCGGTCAATCGACCTCGATGCCGCCGCCGACCGGGCCGGCATCAGCCCGTTCCACTTCCTGCGCCTGTTTTCGAAAGTGCTCGGCGTCACCCCGCACCAATATCTGGTGCGCTCGCGGCTGCGCCAGGCGGCACGTCTACTGACCGAGCAAGACATCGCTATCACCAACATCGCCTACGATGTCGGCTTCGGCGATCTCTCCAATTTCGTGCGCACCTTCCACCGCGCCGCGGGCCTCTCCCCGACCGCCTTTCGCGACGCTTCCAGAGGAAAGCGCAAGATTTTCCAAGCGGGTGGGGCGCTGCACTGACTAGCATCGTCTTCATCATCAATGGAGACGGCCATGTACGACCACGTCGGAATCAGAGTGAACAACCTTGACGCCAGCATCCGCTTCTACACGGCGGCGCTGGCCCCGCTCGGCTATATCCTCTGTTCGAAGGATGCGAGCGGCGCGGGCTTCGGGCCCAAGGGTGAGCCGGCTTTGTGGCTTCACCTCCACAAGGGCGATGCCGCGACCGGCGCCCACATCGCGTTCCGCGCGCCCAACCACGATGCGATCGGAAAATTCCATAGCGAAGGCGTCAAGGCCGGCGGCCGCG comes from the Bradyrhizobium erythrophlei genome and includes:
- a CDS encoding helix-turn-helix domain-containing protein, with amino-acid sequence MIRTPLLKHRSIAVSDFRCTAGPGEKPFAEQFVCHSVSYVRKGSFGCRSRGRTFELVTGSVLVGFPGDEYVCTHEHICGDECLSFFLEPELVETIGDRRDTWRVGAAPPLPELMVLGELAQAAASGRSDIGLDEIGYLFASRFVDAISDRAHKPAEVKARDRRRAVEAASWIEENSHRSIDLDAAADRAGISPFHFLRLFSKVLGVTPHQYLVRSRLRQAARLLTEQDIAITNIAYDVGFGDLSNFVRTFHRAAGLSPTAFRDASRGKRKIFQAGGALH
- a CDS encoding VOC family protein produces the protein MYDHVGIRVNNLDASIRFYTAALAPLGYILCSKDASGAGFGPKGEPALWLHLHKGDAATGAHIAFRAPNHDAIGKFHSEGVKAGGRDNGAPGPRKDYSPTYFAAFLIDPDGNNVEAVCT